AGAACGGCAAGATCTCCATCATTCCGCAATCGTGAAGGAGCCGTTATGCCAATTTGGGTGGATGCCGATGCGTGTCCAAAAGTAATTAAAGAAGTGCTCTATCGTGCCGCTGACCGAACCTCGACATTGATAACCTTTGTTGCGAATCAGTCGCTGTCGGTGCCGCCGTCGCCGTGGCTGAAGACGCTGCGCGTCGCGGCCGGTTTTGACGTTGCTGATAATGAAATTGTGCAGCGGGCACAGCCGGGCGATCTGGTGATCACCGCTGATATTCCGCTAGCGGCAGAAGTGATGGAGAAGGGCGCTATCGCGCTGAATCCACGCGGTGAGCGCTACAGCGACGCCACTATTCGTGAACGGCTGACCATGCGTGATTTTATGGATACGTTGCGCAGCAGCGGCATTCAAACCGGCGGTCCGGCGACGTTGAATCAGCGCGATCGGCAGCAGTTTGCCAACGAGCTGGATAAGTGGTTATTGCAGCAGCGCTAAAAAAAAGCCTCTTCACGGGAAGAGGCGGATCGATGTGGCCTGCAGAGAATCAGACAAAGCTGTCGTCATCAAAGTCATCACTGAAATTGTCA
The sequence above is drawn from the Duffyella gerundensis genome and encodes:
- a CDS encoding YaiI/YqxD family protein: MPIWVDADACPKVIKEVLYRAADRTSTLITFVANQSLSVPPSPWLKTLRVAAGFDVADNEIVQRAQPGDLVITADIPLAAEVMEKGAIALNPRGERYSDATIRERLTMRDFMDTLRSSGIQTGGPATLNQRDRQQFANELDKWLLQQR